caactttcatgaagtaaactgtcactaaaagccttccttccgccggaaaaaatagtccctgaccgtgaacagcaacagaagttacattattacgccattagatggcggcaaagactgtctttatgagtgcgtcagtcagtagcgaagacttttacattgaaaagacaagaaaaagacgcaactgacaaatgttttgattaatgctgtcagtcacaggaaaaccccttaactgttaaaaggacaagataatacgttgggcatttaaacagattttttattatgaacaggactctgacctgaaggaaaatgaaactcaatctctttctcacaatactcttctacataatataGTAAGCTTCACTGAACAATACTGATTGAGAACAtccagtttacgttgctaagagtggttgctaagggtgttgtgtagtgatacacagaatcgctgggtgaagcggtcatagccgtgttttatcatgaataaaacacagtttttgaccaatcagaatcaaggacatgaactaatatatatgaatacatatatatatgatcacactcacactcatgcAATTGCTTTTAAATGATTCAAGTGCCACAAGACAAACGAGAATGTGCTGTTTGTGAATATCGTGTCTGTGTGACCTGATGCGTGCCAGTATCTAGTTCTTTCACgcttgaacaaacaataacacacagAATTATGTCAAAATGGCAGTTTTGTTGAGTATCCTCATAAGAGCAGTCTTAAATGACTTAAATAATGTCTTAAAAGACCTTAAAGAGTTGTAAGAAAATGAGATGCGTGTCAAATCCACAGGTCTTAAAAtcacagcagcctaataaaccagttgctgtgatgtctgtcattaatgttaatcaaagaacaaaggtaacagagaaaatatataaatgcaactttaataaggattaatctatatttcatttataatttatgctgtgaagactgtaaagtgtgtgataactttattcaatttctgtatatttccaTGTTAGACAAGTAGGAATATGACATAGTATGACACAGGTAAACACAGGTATGACATTTATCATAATGGGTGtatgtgaagattgttttaagttcacttaaattatCTTTCAaagcctaataaatgttgaaattgataaCTTTCAGTTATACTAATTTTGAATGTcttttagtgtaaaaaaaaatatatatatatatatattcaatagaGATATCAGTACCAGTATTAGTATCAGTTATACTGACCTTCACTCATAAAATGATGccatttaaagaaatatttaaaatatactctCTTTAAGATGTTTGTACATTAACTTGGATAGAAActttaaaattattacaatttaaaaatattaaggaCTCCAATGGTTTTAAATCACgatttaattacagaaaaaatatatatattaattcatttttttaatcaggTTTGGTATGGgttataatacataatacaGTGTTTTGGGGTTTGTTCAGTCTATGAGAGGTTTGTTCATGGAAAGTAAGCTTGAGAAATCTAAGTATGACATGCTAATGAATTTAAATCTAGTCCACACAGACACTTTTTTAAGCTATTGTAAGCTGGCTGAAATGGGGCTACCTCTAATTACAGAACCAAGGTCCTGCAGTTCTTAAAGGGAGGGCAGACAGCAAACAGGGTATTGAGGCAATGGAGATGTGGAGttccacacacatacacacacacattttcattcttTCTGTATTTCATATACACACACTAGTCTCTCTCCTCTCCATTTCCCCCCTGGGTAACAGTTAGCATGGCCCCACATCCTTAAAATTGATTCTTTATAGAGTGCTGTGGGGCTGAAAGGTGTGTTTGCTATAAAATTTCCTTCCCTGAGGTGCTGTGGAACACGGAGTGTTGGGAAAGGGAAATGGGAGGGGTGGCAGAGAACAAGCGAGGGATGGAAAAGAACTGAGATTGTGAATGAGGAGGATTTAAGCTTTTGGGTTTAGGATTTTGACACCTCGATACATAAAAAAAAGGTTTACATTGCGGCCCACTTTTTGAttttatgcatgtatgtgtgggTGTTTGTGTGCCCAATCACGGTCCTGCTGGAGAAAAGGGATTTGTCCATACCTCAGCCTTTCCCTGTTTCTTTCATCCCAGCTGATAGCAAAGTGACCTTGGATTTATCGCTGATATCGGTGGCCCGCTGAAAGAATATTTACGAGGTTCCCAGCATTTATGGCTTGGCCTAATTGTGCAGGTCGGGCTTTTATTGGCTTTGTGTCTGCGGCAGGAGTTGCCATCGGGGAAAAATAAACCTTGAACGCGGCGCACGTGACCACCGCTCTAAACAAGGATGATGGTTAACCACAGACAAGTGAAGAGACATATCCCAAAGCCTTCTGGCACAGACAGATGTCTGTGCTTAACATTCATTGTTTATTAGAGGGGAAGTATGTTATTGTGAATCTTGCCCACCTGTACGCCACATCTAAGTAGCTCTCTGGGTTATCGTTAAGCCAAATTCATATTCCTGTACGTTTAGGCGTGATCTGGATGTTAATAACTGTCTGCGTGTATTTAAATTGGAGCTAAAACTTACCCCTGTGCAGAATCAACAATGTTTTCGCTTCATATTTAATCAAATCACTGTTCAGGGTccaagattttatttatttattgcatgcAGTGCATTGACTGCATTATGACAAGCCTAGTCTGTGCCATAAATAAATCTATCACCGCAGAGATCACACCACGCACTGTCAAGCCAAAGGCTGCAAGAATAGCATCACAGAAGAGCCGGGTCATTAAACAGACACATGTAATGACAATCAAAGGAGTGCCGATAAGCATCTATGACATTGACTTTGCTGTTAAATCCGCCTCTCTCTAATGCCGTGCAACTGCTTCGGGACAAATGTAGGACAAAACATTGGCGTACTGATGTTTTATTTAGATTCAGCTGTATGAATCTGCTGGTTTTGATTATTGTAGTGCAGAAATAAACACATATGGAAATAATTGTTgataaaaatatgattaataattTGGTTTAGTAAGGtaatctgtctttctctctaATTTTTCAGCCAATCAGCGGGTAGCACATGGCAGACGGTTGCGGATTTGGTGAAACTGGAGAAGCACACGGTCACTGGACTGTCTCCGAACACTGTTTACCTATTCATTGTGCGGGCGGTCAACGCTTATGGCCTGAGTGACCCCAGCCCCATCTCAGAGCCTGTGCGCACACAAGGTCTGTACACTGGAGACCAATCAATTTTATGACCTTTTTTCATTGAGATCTTTGATGTGTAAATTTATGTTGTATAACTTTTATTTAAATAGTGAAACAAATTACACTATTTGTGATcagattaaaaataatttgtgcCTGTTTTcacatattatataaaaatctgTTTCATTTAATCTAGATTGCACCTTAtcataaaaacatcaaaaatatctcaaaaatcaaaagaaaaatattttattttattttattttatttattttaatacaataaacaataaataaagcaaGTACAAACatgatatataaatattcaatattgattaatatttaatattaataaaaaataaataaataaatagaataaaaattCCATATtgcttaaatgaaaattatatatattttttcatattaataCATACATCACAACATGTAAATTGTTACAAAAAGTAAACTTTgttattttaatgcaaaataaaatgcattatacttttcttgttttgtgatgAACTTATTACCCTTTGTATTTTTGACAGGTTTCTTGATACatcctatatttatatattcatatcaTTTAAAGATGTTGATATTGGATGTTTCTTGGTGTCTTTTGCAGATGTGAGTCCTACAGGTCAAGGTGTGGACCACCGACAGGTGCAGAGGGAGCTGGGAGAGATGGCCGTGCAGCTTCACGAACCATTGCTGCTGACGGCATCCAGCGTGAAGATCAGCTGGAACGTAAGTGCCACTGATATCTGCCCTCCGAATCAGCTCCTCACCGGCTCTATGATTCACCTGCCGGCTCACCTTATCTCATTTCTCTGTCTCGGTCGCCCTCTCTCCATCTGTCAGGTCGATCGTCAGTCTCAGTACATCCAGGGTTATCGTTTGCTTTATCGTCCTGTCGGCGGCTCCTGGTCCCAGCAGGAAGTGAAAGCTGCAACAGAGCGTAGCGCTGTCATCGCTAACCTGCTCAAAGGCACGGAATACGAGATTAAAATACGACCCTACTTTAACGAGTTCCAGGGTATGGACAGCCGCCCGCTGACGTTTCGCACACAAGAGGAGGGTGAGATATCTGCAGCTCTTTCAGTTTCCATTTGATGCACTTCAATTTAATTTCCTTCTAATCAATTCAATTCGAGTTCATTCAGCCCAGGCCAACTCAATTCTATTCTGTTGTACATAATATGAAGATGAATCACTTCATTCTGGAAAATAAAATTATGGAGAGGGATAATGGTGATTTACTATTAAGGACACTCACTTTtcaaattgtaattttaatttaattctcTTCCAGTTCCGAGCGCCCCACCTCGTGCTGTAACCGTGGCAACAGTCAAGCTCAGCAACAGCTCCAGCATCAGTGTATCATGGCAGCCTCCTCCCACTGAGATGCAAAATGGAGTCATCCAAGAGTATAAGGTGAGATTTAGATTACAATGTCCAATCCAGGTACTTGCAAAAAATAATTTGTCTCTTCTATctgtttataaatatattaatatatatatatatatatatattaattaaacaatgtgccgattaattaatctaattaatcacacatcaaatttggctgagaaaaTACCCCCAATTTCAAGTCATTAATTTGtgataaatgacaaaagcattaaatagacattacaaaatgtaactttagaaagaaatattaggcagaattttcatttttggttgaactatgcctttaatatttattgttttttcgGCGTGAAACATGATCCGGTTTCATGATATATCATTTGAGGATGTTAATattggatgttttcttttgcAGATGTGAGTCCTACAGGTCAAGGACCTGTGTTAAGACACTCAAGTATTTTTAAGTTTATATCTAAGTCTCATCTTGTTTCAGGTTTGGTGTTTGGGTAACGACTCTCAGACACGCTACCACATCAATCAGACGGTGGACGGGAATGTGCTGACCACTTTATTAAAAGGGCTTCTACCCGGCGTGTTGTACCAGGTGGAGGTGGCGGCAGTGACCAGCGCAGGAGTGGGCGCTCACAGCCAGCCCGTATCTGTGCTTATCAGTGAGTGTTCGATGCAAAAACATCCCTGACTATTAAACTGAAAGAATTAAAAGTGTGAAATGATGGGCTTGTGGAGTAGAAGTACAAAAAATTTTGTAAATTCTCTTTGATTGCTTTTTAAAGCCCCGCTCTGAGACTAAATTGCTTAATTCTTTCCAATAAGCTGAGTCCTATTAAGACATTCTGTCTGAGTAACACTTTGATCTGTCTTTGCTCTCTCCCTCTCTATCTCCCTCCTTTTCAGAATTGCCCGCAGAGCAGCCCACAGTCACAGGTGGAGGCAGCGAATCTGACGAGAATGTAAGTCTGGCTGAGCAGATCACAGACGTAGTGAAGCAGCCTGCCTTCATCGCAGGCATTGGCGGGGCATGCTGGGTAATCCTTATGGGATTCAGCGTGTGGATCTACTGCAGACGGAAGAAGAGGAAAGAGCTCAGTCATTACACGGCATCATTTGCATACACACCTGCAGGTATGCATGCACATATTACACCTTAAGAAACATTTAGCagagttattttagtattatttatatactgttatagtatttattcatattttgaatgttgcttttgtttttatatttaggTAGTAATTGTATGTGCTTTTTATGCCTTTAtgccatttttattagtttttgtgcTTCACTGTATTTTAGCTTCATTGTTTCCAAAATGTAATTGATTACAGTAAGCTGCAACTTTTcgttttagtttaagtttttcatctaatatttctattttatttcattttagctCTATTTAAATTTATGAAAATGCTTTTTAATAGTCTTAGTCTTTTTTTAATAGCCTTAGTCTTAGTTTTAGCTAACACAATGACATTTAATCTTGATATTTCTGCCTGTGGTTgaattgcattatatatttttacagttgGTTTTCCACATGGAGAAAGTTCTGGACTTAATGGAAGGTAAATGTCACTTTTAGACTTTTAAGCATCAATTCAGGGTGTAAATATAGAGACAGTATGGATTCTATTATTTTTTTGATTTGTCTGGTTATGCAGGCCTGGTATGCTGGGTACTAACATGGGAAATTACCCGTGGCTGGCTGATTCTTGGCCAACTACCAATCTCGTGCACAACGGGAAAGACACTGTGAACTGCTGTACGTCTAAACATGACACCCCGGAGAGATACTATAATGGTAAGACTCGCTGTTATAGAACAACACCACCGGCTGTACTGTTAAATTAATTGAACACTAAGTTTCCACAGCACAGAGTCTTATTAATTAAACGCTAATTAATTTACCATCACTTCCTCAGAGGCAGGAATCTCTAATTACCTCAACCAAAATGAGAAGTACAGTGCAGACTCCAACGAAGGCCCCATCTACAGCACCATTGACCCCACCAGCGAGGACCTGCGCAGTTTTACTGCTCAGTACTCTCAACATACCACGCCCTACGCCAGCACTCCCATCATGCCTTTCACCAACCAGGCACCCTGCAGCCCTGAACAAGATGGCAGCCATTGGATGACTCAGCCTGGAACCTCCAATGCTCAATATGCCCAGCCAGACCGCTCCAAGACTGATAACGGTATCTTATAAGTCTTATCTGTTCCCTTTAGAGCTAATATGAATGCTTTGCTTGGCTGAATAAGAGTGTTATTTTATCAGtttgtatatattattatagaatttattttagttttagtcattttagtaccTCAGCTTcaacttatttatttcagttagtttccCAGGCAAGGAACATTTCTAGTTCatcatataattaaaaaaaaaaattccaattaccgaaaatgattttttataattttagttttagttaacaatgaCAACACTGCTGAATTAAGGTAAGCTATTTTTTGTTCTTCACAAATCACTTGTTTTTCTACAGTAAAACAACCAAAGCAGAAGTTGATGGGGAAGCCAGTTAAAACACCATCTCTCAACTGGATGGATGCATTGCCACCTCCACCCCTCTCTGGAGAGCTGGACGAGTGTGAAGAGGAAGACGATAATGAACTAATCCAAGACATGGGGTAAAGTTCACTGGAAGGCTTCAGATTCATTTCACTGCTATGCCAGCTGGACCTgcctgaaaaataattttttttttgcattatttaaattaaaaagcaATCATTTTGATACTATTGGTGATTTTCACGTTATTTAAAGTCTTGACAAAAATTTTCAGTCTTCATTCAATTAGATAGGCGCTGAACTAGTAGAAAATAGCTGCCCGGAGAGTATTCCATTAAGACTTTGGCAGACAAAGTAAATCTCAAGTCTCACCTCAAGTTCTTAAACACGCTTTCAGCaattcattttagtttttaactTGATTTCCATGTCTACGAGTTGACATCTTTTACCAATTTGCAGCATGTTGGCTAGCTTGGCCTCACTTAGCCTTCTGGACAAAGTTTTGCTGATTGTTCCAGGAACAGTCTCAAAATTCGCAGGGCCAGAGCAGTTTAATTGCTGTTGACAAGGCTGTATATGGAGGCTAACAAAGTTAGCGATATGCTATCCTTGAGTCTGGCCTGTTTCCTTCTGATGGCCTGACTGAATTATGTTTCTTTTTCCTGGTCTGTATCGCATTAGTTCCTTGTTAGTGAAGCTCACGGTCAGCGGTAGCCGCAGAGTGCCCCGGCCGCAGGCGCTGACGGGTAGAGATGCTCTTATTGCTTTCTGCCGCCACTTCAGCCCAATGGCTGCCCGTGAGGGGCACTAACGAGGGTGCGTCACATTAGCCGCAGCGGTTAACCAGCCCAGTGCAGATCTGTGAATCCGATAACCTTGACATAGCCTCCCACAGTAACCGCATTAGCCAGTGACAGGTACAACCCTTCTCAAGTTTCTTCCTCCAAGCATTAGACGTTATTCAGGGCACAAGAACGCAATGCAACACTCACAGCCAGACTGGATTTTCATAACTAGCCCTCAAATGTGTGATGAACTCATGGATCACAAGGTTAACCTTTGTGCCAGCCTGAAGGCGAGAACATTGGCTCTGTTACTGCATTATATGACTATAATCTTAATAACTCACCCTTGAGCTCAGCAAGGCTCGAGAACTCAACAAAAATTTCAAGCAGCCATGTACGTACTAAACCAAAAACGCTCCGTGTGTAGGTGTCATTCAGCTCAGCGGTTTGCCCTCAAAGTGCCCAAGGCAAAACATTGAGTCAGTGTCACTCAAAATGCCACTGCATTAAACTTATTTTCCATTGCTCTTGCATGGATTGGTCCCACAAGAGCTGAAAGATCACGCATATTGTTATCTGGAGGCCAGGCTGTCTCATTTGACAGAACGGCAGCAGGAATCGATATGCCACCGGTTGCATTGACCCGGTGATTACTGCAGCAGGCAATCATAATGAGTGTGCCGTGATTGATTTAGCACAGAGGTACTGGAGTTACTTAACCTTCTGCTAAAAATGAGGGAATTTAGTTATAAAGCAGAAAAAAGTCACTTATTCTCCCAAACTTAATTGAGAAGGGCAAGTGAGTGATAAGAAAATTGATGTAATAGTTGGATAATGTGTGGGGTAGAGCATTTGCTCTGACATCAACTCAAGTTtgaggccctgtttacactagtgcgttttcgTTTTAAACTGCATTTTATAATGAAAACGATCCTCGTCTATACTGGCATGGGTATGCTcgtgtaaacagttgcctcttgcaAACAAACCACCAGCCCAgggctgtgtttcccaaaagcattgtaagcctaagttgatcgagCCTAAGTTGGAGCTACAATCAACTTAGGTTTACAAttcttttgggaaacgctaccctggTCTGTAATTGTTGTTTTCCGGTGGGCAGCCACACCATTATTTTCGAAAGTCTCCGTTTTGGTCCGTTTACACTGAAACGCAACCCCGCActtttcaaactaaaacgggGTCTACAGCATTTCCAAAAGTCTCCGTTTTCGAGGGTTGAAAACGCTGGAGTAGTGACAGGCCTTTCCAAATTCTGCCACCTTTCTTCTGTATCATTTGCCATCTGCTAATTTCCTCATAAAAtggcacaaaataaataagaaaaaagaaaagcaatatattgatatataaagtGATATGTATATAAGATTTAGCCCTTTTAAAAATGGCCGGTAGCCTTTAATTTACATCACAGCCAGCAAAACATGAGTTGCTGCAAAACGATGGCTAGTGTGAGTAAATTAGGATGAAGAAAAGTTCTTATTTTAGAATGTATACGCCCTTGCAAATATGAGTTTTCAATattcatatacagtacagtccaaaagtttggaaccactaagatttttaatgtttttaaaagaagtttcgtctgctcaccaaggctacatttatttaattaaaaatacagtaaaaacagtaatattgtgaaatattattacaatttaaaataactgttttctatttgaatatgtttcacaaagtaatttattcctgtgatgcaaagctgaattttcagcatcattactccagtcttcagtgtcacatgatccttcagaaatcattctaatatgctgatctgctgctcaagaaacatttaatgtgtacaattgtacaaaatatttgtgtacaatattttttttcaggattatttgatgaatagaaagttcaaaagaacagtgtttatctgaaatctaatcttttgtaacattataaatgtctttactgccacttttgattgatttaatgcatccttgctgaaaaaaagtattcatttctttaatttctttaaaaaaaaaatttaaaaaaaaattcttactgaccccaaacttttgaacggtagtttataatgctacagaagctttgtatttcagataaatgttgttcttttgaactttctatttatcgaggaatcctgaaaaaaaaaaaaaaaaagtaatacacaacattgaaaataatcataaatgtttattgagcagcaaatcagcatattagaatgatttctaaaggaccatgtgacactggagtaacgatgctgaaaattcagctttgcatcacaggaataaattactttgtcaaatatatttaaatagtacacaattattttaaattgtaataatatttcacaatattactgttttttactgttttttaacattaaaaatcttagtggttccaaacatTTGGACTGTActaattgatatatatatatatagatatatatatatttgtgaagTCGACTTTTTAGTCATATTGTAGGGCTGTACTTTATTTTTGGACCTCAAAATAATATTGACACTTTTCTCCTCACACAGGTCAGATGAGGAAGAGTGGTGTCCTCCTCTTCCGGAGAGGACCTACCTCATGGACGGCACGATGGAGGACGGTCCTGCTCCTCCTCCTAGAGGAGAGGCTCCTTCCCCAACCACGTCCTACAGCCACCAGTCCACCGCCACCTTAACCCCATCTCCCAGAGACGATGGCCACTGCCACGATATACCACGCTTACACCAGCTCGAACCGACACAGATGGCACGGTGAGATGCCCACATAAACCTTCAAAAtgatatttcactatttttttgTGCATGTCTTTTTGACAGGTCAGCATTTCAGTTTATTCCCCTTTTATTTTCCACATAAATTGCATAAAAAGTTTATGGAGTCCTTCAGGAAACTGCTCTCCTGCATTTTAGTTCTCTGCATTAATAGAAtagtttatttgttttcacTCTCTTAGGTGAATttttacagtgttattgtttgtTCCTGCAGGAGAGAATAtgttttatgaataatttattccTCCGCATGTCCGTATTTGTAGATTATCACAGCACAGAGCAAATATTGAGACTCTCATTAAGCTTCCTGCTAGACTGCAGTTGTGCCAAGTTTAGAAAGATCATTTACTTTTACAAAGTGCTGATCTTGGCCTACTACGTTTTTCATTTAATATGAGTGCATATAATAGTGTCCATGTGCCTTGTTGGCTcagaaaatgcagctttgagtTAAAACAGAGATCCATTGAGTGGGGCGCATTTTAGTTCGATATAAtgtaattttctaatttactgATTATATTTCATCCTGTCAAACTTTGTTCTAACTGACAGCCGGTTGCCGTGTGGACCAGTGCCTGTGCCGCGAGCGCCAAGCCCCCCTCTAACCCAGTCCAACCCAAACCTGTCCGCCAACCAGGAGTGTCCTGACAACACTGTGCCACACCGCTCAGCGCATAAACGGGACCTGAGCCAAGGAGCTGCCCAAAGTGTAGAGAACATCAGCAACACCACACCAGGTGTGTTTCAGTTCTCCATATAAACAAGTTTTGGCGATGTTAACTGAAGTAAAATACTACATTCCATGCTCCCGGCAATATAAAAATAGACACACTTCACAGATCTCCTACAATTGTTATAGTTGCATCATTGTCTCATGTCACATTCCCCCTTGCAGTTCGAGCGAGGCCCTCTGCAGACCAAACGCCTCCTGGGCAGAAGTCCAAGGTGAAGAAGAAAACCTCCAAGAGCGGTCAATACCGAAGAGATATACTGCAAGGCGGTGAGTTACTGACCAGGCCTTTCCCAGAATGAAGTTAGTTAATCATTTATCCTGCTCCTGCATCGTTAACATGCTGCTCACATCTCTGCAGACCTGCCCCCTCCACCAGAGCCGCCTCCTGAGGATGAGATCGACTGTGCTCAAGTAGGGGCATTCGAATGTGGGCAGACGTCCCTCGAGAGAATGGGCAGCTCCCATTCCTCCATGGAGAGGAGAGAACAGAGCACACCCAATCGGAAAAACTCTTCTCATAGACGGATAGATGGTTAGAGAATACATGACAGTCTTAAATGCTGTTATTcctttttcacacacacacacacacacacacacacatgtttgtttttgtgaattgtggggactttccatagacttcaatgcattttacactgaacaaactgtacattctatccccctaccctgcccctacccctaaacctaaccctcacaggaaactgtgcaaacttttactttttcacaaaaactcattctatatgatttataaacccatttacattgtggggaccgctggctggtccccacgatgtaggtgaactcaggtttatattacatcatggggacatttggtccccacaatgtaatataaacaaaagcacacacacacacacacacacacacacacacacaaacaggcgCACCTATCTTAGTGGGGTCTCTCCATAGgcttaatggtttttatactgtacaaaccatacttcctatccccctaccctacccctattcctaaacctaaccatcccaggaaacattctgcatttttacattttcaaaaaaacatcttttagtatgtttattaatccatttcccTCGTGGGGACCACTGGCTGGACCCCACAACGTAGGTGATCTCaggtttttattacattgtggggtccccacgatgtaatacaaacaagaacacacacacacaggtttgtttttgtgaattgtgggtatattccatagacgtaatggtttttatactgtacaaaccatattttctatcccctacaatacccctacccctaaaccaaCCCATCagaggaaactgtgcacatttttactttctcacaaaaactcattctgtatgatttataagccttttgaaaagtggggacatgggtaatgttccctctaattttttttctcgctgagcaaaacttttctctgttgagcgcacattttggccacctgagcaaaaacatactttatatcagacctgtacaatgatcgtaaacacacacacacacagacacacaaaaatggttttatcatacaaatgtaacatttaactttaatgtgccgtttctattttatttgacccttgacgtaacttagtgatttattaaataatatgtttgagaacaagcagttcagtcactaaattaagcataattttaggttacttgagattttttcacattgctgtgttaa
The nucleotide sequence above comes from Chanodichthys erythropterus isolate Z2021 chromosome 10, ASM2448905v1, whole genome shotgun sequence. Encoded proteins:
- the robo3 gene encoding roundabout homolog 3 isoform X2; this translates as MEFRRTLDALLVSFALICLSQGSRPRLEDAAPRIVEHPSDLIVSKGEPATLNCKAEGRPTPMVEWYKDGERVETDREDPRSHRMLLPSGSLFFLRIVHGRRSKPDEGVYVCVARNYLGEAVSRNASLEVAILRDDFRQTPSDVVVAAGEPAVMECIPPRGHPEPTISWKRNNVKVNDKDERITIRGGKLMISNTRKSDAGMYVCVGTNMVGEKDSDPAELVVFERPMFVRRPVNQVVLADDTVDFQCEVQGDPTPTIRWRKEEGELPRGRFEIRADNSLRLTQVKAEDEGSYTCLSENSVGKAEASGTLQVHVGPSLPPQIVVRPRDQISAQGRTVTFLCGTKGNPPPAVFWQKEGSQVLLFPSQPPSQAGRFSVSLSGELTITDVHSEDSGYYICQAISVAGSILTKALLEVESSPSDRIPPIIRQGPANQTLAPGTTAQLQCHVMGNPLPSIQWERDGQRILGNDERISLMENGTLQITALQETDSGAYTCVASSLSGETSWSGVLRVKESGGLSVPPVSEPYQLPGPPQKPVVTDVTRNSVTLTWQPNAHEGGAAVTSYIIEAFSQSAGSTWQTVADLVKLEKHTVTGLSPNTVYLFIVRAVNAYGLSDPSPISEPVRTQDVSPTGQGVDHRQVQRELGEMAVQLHEPLLLTASSVKISWNVDRQSQYIQGYRLLYRPVGGSWSQQEVKAATERSAVIANLLKGTEYEIKIRPYFNEFQGMDSRPLTFRTQEEVPSAPPRAVTVATVKLSNSSSISVSWQPPPTEMQNGVIQEYKVWCLGNDSQTRYHINQTVDGNVLTTLLKGLLPGVLYQVEVAAVTSAGVGAHSQPVSVLIKLPAEQPTVTGGGSESDENVSLAEQITDVVKQPAFIAGIGGACWVILMGFSVWIYCRRKKRKELSHYTASFAYTPAVGFPHGESSGLNGRPGMLGTNMGNYPWLADSWPTTNLVHNGKDTVNCCTSKHDTPERYYNEAGISNYLNQNEKYSADSNEGPIYSTIDPTSEDLRSFTAQYSQHTTPYASTPIMPFTNQAPCSPEQDGSHWMTQPGTSNAQYAQPDRSKTDNVKQPKQKLMGKPVKTPSLNWMDALPPPPLSGELDECEEEDDNELIQDMGSDEEEWCPPLPERTYLMDGTMEDGPAPPPRGEAPSPTTSYSHQSTATLTPSPRDDGHCHDIPRLHQLEPTQMARRLPCGPVPVPRAPSPPLTQSNPNLSANQECPDNTVPHRSAHKRDLSQGAAQSVENISNTTPVRARPSADQTPPGQKSKVKKKTSKSGQYRRDILQGDLPPPPEPPPEDEIDCAQVGAFECGQTSLERMGSSHSSMERREQSTPNRKNSSHRRIDEDDLIPYNKPNFLSRGQMSSNCSTTGSSSSRGSTGSRGHGTSRKRNDCFPIDTNSSVMGTGLHISEEMR